A genomic region of Porticoccaceae bacterium LTM1 contains the following coding sequences:
- the pepN gene encoding aminopeptidase N encodes MKDAQPKTIFLKDYQPPNYLIDTTDLRVELEEQGAAVFAKLNMRRNSDAPAGTELVLHGVDLELRELKIDGRALTPGEYFTEEETLTIKEVPAEFVLESEVYIKPQENTSLEGLYKSDGMFCTQCEAEGFRKITYFIDRPDVMSEFTTTVVGDKASCPVLLSNGNPVDKGDLDGDRHFVTWHDPFKKPSYLFALVAGDLEYIEDTFTTMSGREIELRIFVEEKDIDKCDHAMVSLKKSMAWDEEVYGREYDLDIFMIVAVDAFNMGAMENKGLNIFNTSAVLAKQETTTDAAFQRVEAIVAHEYFHNWSGNRVTCRDWFQLSLKEGFTVFRDAEFSADMGSRVVKRVEDVSMLRTAQFSEDAGPMAHPVQPASFIEISNFYTLTVYEKGCEVVRMYHTLLGPELFREGTDLYFDRHDGEAATIDDFARCMEEVSGRDLTQFKRWYSQAGTPRLKVTGEYDAAAQTYTLNFEQSCPATPESAEKQTFLIPVTVGLVGKDGDLPLTLRDSGTDETFTDIVLEVTEREQSFVFENVTEQPVPSLLRDFSAPVKLSFPYSREDLVFLMSRDSDGFNRWDACQTLATQILQGLVEDRRAGRAMELADDLVEAFRAVLNDESLDPAMVALMLRLPSEAYLAEEAEEIHVDDIHAAREFVRTQLAQLLSDEFRAAYANNQVEESYQPSAEQIAKRSLKNVALSYLMLADDNAVAMTREQYDNATNMTDSSAALALLVHSERDQAKQPAAEMLAGFYQKWQKEPLVVNQWFTLQATAPQAGAVERVRELMKHPAFDIKNPNKVRSLVGAFCANNHIHFHRADGAGYQLLADVVLELNTLNPQIAARLLAPLTKWKRQVSSRQHLMREQLSRILAEPKLSKDVYEVVSKSLK; translated from the coding sequence ATGAAAGACGCACAGCCAAAAACTATTTTCCTGAAAGACTACCAACCACCCAATTACCTGATCGATACCACCGACTTACGTGTGGAACTCGAAGAGCAGGGCGCGGCGGTATTTGCCAAACTGAACATGCGTCGCAACAGCGATGCTCCTGCCGGTACCGAACTGGTTCTGCACGGTGTGGACCTGGAGCTGCGCGAACTCAAAATAGACGGTCGTGCATTAACACCAGGCGAATACTTCACCGAAGAAGAAACCCTCACCATCAAAGAGGTGCCAGCCGAATTTGTGCTGGAGTCCGAGGTTTACATCAAACCGCAGGAAAATACCTCACTGGAAGGCCTGTACAAATCTGACGGAATGTTCTGCACCCAGTGTGAGGCGGAGGGTTTTCGTAAAATTACCTACTTTATCGATCGCCCTGATGTAATGAGCGAATTCACTACCACTGTGGTGGGCGATAAAGCCAGTTGCCCGGTGCTGCTCAGTAACGGTAACCCTGTCGATAAGGGCGACCTGGATGGCGACCGTCACTTTGTCACCTGGCACGATCCGTTCAAAAAGCCCAGTTATCTGTTTGCTCTGGTAGCCGGTGACCTGGAATACATCGAAGACACCTTTACCACCATGAGCGGCCGCGAGATTGAACTGCGCATTTTTGTCGAGGAGAAAGACATCGACAAATGCGACCACGCCATGGTCTCACTGAAAAAGTCCATGGCCTGGGACGAAGAAGTCTATGGCCGCGAGTACGACCTGGATATCTTTATGATCGTTGCCGTCGACGCCTTCAATATGGGCGCGATGGAAAACAAGGGCCTGAATATCTTCAACACCTCGGCGGTACTGGCCAAACAGGAAACCACTACCGATGCGGCATTCCAGCGCGTTGAAGCTATTGTTGCTCACGAGTACTTCCACAACTGGTCCGGTAACCGTGTAACCTGCCGCGACTGGTTCCAGTTGAGCCTGAAAGAGGGTTTTACCGTGTTCCGTGATGCGGAATTCTCCGCCGACATGGGCTCGCGCGTGGTCAAGCGGGTGGAGGATGTCAGCATGCTGCGCACTGCCCAGTTTTCTGAAGACGCCGGCCCGATGGCGCATCCGGTGCAGCCTGCCAGCTTTATCGAGATCTCCAACTTCTACACCCTGACCGTGTACGAGAAGGGCTGTGAAGTGGTGCGTATGTACCACACCTTGTTGGGGCCAGAGCTGTTCCGTGAAGGTACCGATCTCTACTTTGATCGCCATGACGGTGAGGCGGCCACCATTGACGACTTCGCCCGCTGCATGGAAGAAGTGTCCGGCCGCGACCTGACCCAATTCAAGCGCTGGTACAGCCAGGCGGGTACCCCGCGCCTGAAGGTGACTGGTGAATACGATGCCGCCGCCCAGACCTACACCCTGAACTTTGAGCAAAGCTGCCCGGCAACCCCGGAAAGTGCCGAAAAGCAGACCTTCCTGATCCCGGTTACCGTCGGTTTGGTGGGTAAGGATGGCGACCTGCCGCTGACCTTGCGTGATTCAGGTACCGATGAAACCTTTACCGACATCGTGCTGGAAGTGACCGAGCGCGAGCAGAGCTTTGTGTTTGAGAACGTTACCGAGCAACCGGTACCGTCATTGCTTCGCGATTTCTCGGCACCGGTGAAGCTGAGCTTCCCGTACAGCCGTGAAGATCTGGTGTTCCTGATGAGCCGTGACAGTGACGGTTTCAACCGTTGGGATGCCTGTCAGACACTGGCTACCCAGATTCTGCAGGGGCTTGTGGAGGACCGCCGCGCCGGCCGAGCAATGGAACTGGCCGATGACCTGGTGGAAGCGTTCAGGGCTGTGCTGAACGATGAGAGCCTGGATCCAGCGATGGTTGCCCTGATGCTCAGACTGCCAAGCGAAGCGTACCTGGCAGAAGAGGCGGAAGAGATTCACGTGGATGATATTCACGCTGCCCGTGAGTTTGTTCGCACCCAGTTGGCCCAGTTGCTCAGCGATGAATTCCGTGCCGCCTACGCCAACAACCAGGTGGAAGAGTCTTATCAGCCGAGCGCCGAGCAGATTGCCAAACGCAGCCTCAAAAACGTTGCGCTCAGCTACCTGATGCTGGCCGACGACAATGCGGTTGCCATGACCCGCGAGCAGTACGACAACGCCACCAACATGACCGACAGCAGTGCCGCTCTGGCCTTGCTGGTACACAGCGAACGCGACCAAGCCAAACAACCGGCTGCCGAGATGCTGGCAGGCTTCTACCAGAAGTGGCAGAAAGAGCCACTGGTGGTGAACCAGTGGTTTACTCTCCAGGCAACCGCACCGCAGGCGGGTGCGGTTGAGCGAGTTCGCGAGCTGATGAAACACCCGGCGTTTGATATTAAAAACCCCAACAAGGTGCGTTCATTGGTTGGTGCGTTCTGTGCCAACAACCACATTCACTTCCACCGTGCCGACGGCGCTGGCTACCAACTGCTGGCTGACGTGGTACTGGAGCTGAATACCCTTAACCCGCAAATCGCTGCACGTCTGCTGGCTCCGCTCACCAAGTGGAAGCGCCAGGTGTCTTCCCGCCAGCACCTGATGCGCGAGCAGTTGAGTCGTATTCTGGCTGAGCCTAAGCTGTCCAAGGATGTATACGAGGTGGTTTCCAAGAGCCTCAAGTAA
- a CDS encoding efflux RND transporter periplasmic adaptor subunit, whose protein sequence is MLLQFVTRLATATQKPLVIALLALSLAAPLLLASPDQNHHHENAEDTCFICDPAKREKGRLWCREHSRYEDRCWLCHPELEDKDRLYCNEHGLYEDECALCHPALASPDQNHHHKNAEDTCFICDPAKREKNRLWCREHGRYEDRCWLCHPELEDKDRPYCNEHGLYEDECTFCHPELKGKNAALGVDKQNSTERGLFCNEHQVYEEECGICHPELVDELKPGESMKLRFASTESAQKAGIKTAFPKHEDSFSVVEAYCEIGYNQNRLALVTPLTEGIVRRVLVDVGTEVEEGDVLIELHSSAISQAKADYLSAIADHKLKQLIYQRMKKLAGMKVSAEQEFEIAQAEFEMSSFAVERARQHLFNHGFNADEVAAIEKDHDSSSILRIRAPFSGTLVDRNAVVGESVEASHTLFRIADLSDMWIELSIPADRSQQVKTGAQVDVSFDDFPQLSVSGRITWVATSIDERSRTLRARAVADVPQGTLKAGMFGNARIMDSWSNKGISIPRNSLQYVNGKPFLFVKVEDDLYDLRRVDVGNKSDSQMEIVNGVSSADQVVTQGSFIALSEFLKSHLGAGCCEPGKGTDK, encoded by the coding sequence ATGTTATTGCAATTTGTCACTCGACTTGCAACTGCCACGCAAAAACCACTGGTTATCGCTTTGCTCGCTTTGAGTCTGGCGGCACCATTGCTCTTGGCCAGTCCCGACCAAAATCATCATCATGAAAATGCCGAAGATACCTGCTTTATCTGCGACCCCGCCAAGCGTGAAAAGGGCCGATTGTGGTGTCGCGAGCACAGCCGCTACGAAGACCGATGCTGGCTATGCCATCCCGAGCTGGAAGATAAAGATCGCCTCTATTGTAATGAGCATGGTTTATATGAAGATGAATGTGCGCTTTGTCATCCTGCCTTGGCCAGCCCCGACCAAAACCATCACCATAAAAATGCCGAAGATACCTGCTTTATCTGCGACCCCGCCAAGCGTGAAAAGAACCGCCTGTGGTGTCGCGAACACGGCCGCTATGAGGACCGGTGCTGGCTTTGCCACCCCGAGCTGGAGGATAAGGACCGCCCCTATTGCAATGAGCATGGGTTATACGAAGATGAGTGCACGTTTTGTCATCCTGAACTAAAGGGAAAAAATGCTGCTCTTGGAGTTGATAAACAAAACTCAACTGAAAGGGGGTTGTTTTGCAACGAACACCAGGTTTACGAAGAAGAGTGCGGGATCTGCCACCCGGAATTGGTTGATGAACTGAAGCCTGGTGAAAGCATGAAGTTACGTTTCGCATCGACTGAGTCAGCGCAAAAAGCCGGGATCAAAACCGCCTTCCCGAAGCATGAGGATTCATTCTCGGTGGTCGAAGCGTATTGCGAAATTGGCTACAACCAAAATCGATTGGCTCTGGTGACTCCGTTGACAGAGGGAATCGTTCGACGAGTGCTCGTGGATGTCGGAACTGAGGTTGAGGAGGGAGATGTATTGATTGAGCTGCATTCGTCTGCAATTTCACAAGCCAAGGCCGACTACCTGTCTGCCATTGCTGATCACAAATTAAAGCAGCTGATTTACCAGCGAATGAAAAAACTCGCCGGGATGAAAGTTTCCGCAGAGCAGGAGTTTGAGATCGCTCAAGCGGAATTTGAGATGTCCTCTTTTGCCGTCGAGCGAGCTCGGCAACACCTGTTTAATCATGGGTTTAATGCGGACGAAGTTGCAGCTATTGAAAAAGATCATGACAGCTCATCTATTTTGCGCATTCGCGCGCCTTTCTCGGGAACGCTGGTTGATCGCAATGCTGTCGTGGGTGAATCCGTAGAAGCCAGTCACACGCTGTTTAGAATTGCTGATTTGTCCGATATGTGGATTGAACTGTCGATTCCCGCCGACCGCTCTCAGCAGGTAAAGACCGGGGCACAGGTTGACGTGTCGTTTGATGATTTTCCCCAGCTTTCCGTCAGTGGCCGCATTACCTGGGTGGCGACATCCATTGATGAACGCAGCCGAACCTTGAGGGCACGTGCTGTCGCCGATGTGCCGCAGGGTACACTGAAGGCCGGCATGTTTGGTAACGCCCGAATTATGGATAGTTGGAGTAACAAAGGAATTTCTATTCCTCGCAATTCCTTACAGTATGTGAATGGCAAGCCATTCTTATTTGTCAAAGTCGAAGACGATCTCTACGACTTGAGGCGTGTTGATGTCGGTAATAAATCCGACTCCCAGATGGAAATAGTAAACGGTGTTTCATCGGCTGATCAGGTAGTTACACAGGGCTCTTTTATCGCTCTGTCAGAATTTTTAAAGTCGCACCTGGGTGCGGGATGCTGTGAGCCGGGTAAAGGTACTGATAAATAA
- a CDS encoding CusA/CzcA family heavy metal efflux RND transporter yields the protein MINGIVRFSLNNRLLVILLFLVAVGTGVVSLLNISIDAFPDTTPVQVQINTTAPALNSEEIEQQITLPVELSIGGLPGLVDVRSVSKFGLSQVVATFDDSISVVDARQYISERLRTVELPQGIKSPELGPISTGLGEVFHYTVSSENPERTLEQLRTLHDWIIKPELRKVPGVAEVNSWGGYERQYHVIVSPTALVKYHLTLDDLFTALRKNNQNVGGGVVTEAGQSKLVRGVGRATTVEEIEGIILASFDGTPVRVRDIAKEVKIGHEIRRGAVTAQGQGEVVLGLAFMLMGENGQEVTERLKTQLANVKKSIPDDVNVDIVYDRTEMTKEVVKTARHNLFAGAVLVILVLFILLGNLRAGLLVALVIPTATLFAIMGMYEFAISASLLSLGAIDFGILVDGSVVITEANMRTLNERALKLGRPLTSEERKEAIIQSGTRVTRPIVFGVGIILVVFIPVLTLEGTEGKLFGPMAWTFIFALAGALITALMLSPVLNYYFLPRQRPKREGRFISALVRVYVSSLQRAFKYRRTVFAAVLVLLVSAGWMATRLGGEFIPRLNEGAIVINTIRLAGVSIEESTAYNTRIESLLLAEFPDEIRSIWSRIGTAEVATDPMGIELTDTFISLKPRDEWTNASSQTELVAAMQTFVGDLPGANFVFTQPIEMRLNEMESGIRSDLGIKIYGDDFDELIRISDQVQRILIQIEGQSDVSVDQITGQPTLQVVIDQNAVARYGVPAEHVLEMVELLGGKQVGEIYEGQRTFPLVVRLAENHRVDSDSLKRLTVPTEEGYQLPLHVLADITETDEAATINREWGRRLIRVQCNVVDRDVASFVEEAQRRIGQEIDLPDGYVIDWGGQFENLQRAELRLSIIVPVTLLLVFFLLYFSLKNMRDVLLIYTGIPLALIGGVFALWIRGMPFSVSAAVGFIALCGIAVLNGQILVSAIREFRSAGESLRDSVTRAASQRLSPVLATAITDAAGFLPMVMSTALGAEVQRPLATVVVGGVLTSTLLTLFVLPLLYTRFGKGEQPEAVRPGGGNAMMLTGSTS from the coding sequence ATGATAAATGGAATTGTCCGGTTTTCCCTGAATAACCGCCTGCTGGTTATATTGCTGTTTCTGGTTGCTGTTGGCACAGGTGTTGTCTCACTGCTCAATATTTCAATTGATGCCTTTCCCGATACCACTCCTGTTCAGGTGCAAATAAATACCACTGCACCGGCGCTTAATTCGGAAGAAATTGAACAACAGATTACGCTGCCGGTGGAGCTATCAATTGGTGGTCTTCCCGGCTTGGTGGATGTTCGCTCGGTCTCGAAGTTTGGTCTGTCGCAAGTGGTTGCCACCTTCGATGATTCGATAAGTGTTGTCGATGCCCGGCAATATATTTCGGAGCGATTGAGGACGGTGGAGTTGCCGCAAGGCATCAAGTCACCGGAACTCGGGCCTATTTCTACCGGTCTTGGTGAGGTTTTTCACTATACGGTGTCTTCCGAAAACCCGGAGCGGACTCTGGAGCAATTGAGAACTCTCCACGACTGGATTATCAAACCTGAATTGCGCAAGGTGCCCGGTGTTGCCGAGGTCAACTCCTGGGGGGGGTATGAGCGTCAGTACCACGTGATTGTCTCCCCGACTGCGCTGGTTAAATACCACCTCACACTGGATGATTTATTCACGGCTCTGCGCAAGAACAATCAGAACGTTGGCGGGGGCGTTGTCACGGAAGCCGGGCAGTCAAAGTTGGTACGGGGTGTGGGTCGTGCCACTACGGTGGAGGAGATTGAAGGTATTATCCTGGCGAGCTTTGATGGTACGCCGGTCAGAGTCAGGGATATTGCCAAAGAGGTCAAAATAGGCCACGAAATCCGCCGCGGAGCGGTGACCGCGCAGGGGCAGGGTGAGGTGGTGCTTGGTCTGGCCTTTATGCTGATGGGTGAAAATGGTCAAGAGGTAACCGAGCGACTCAAAACCCAACTCGCCAATGTTAAAAAATCGATCCCCGACGATGTTAACGTTGACATTGTTTACGACCGTACCGAAATGACCAAAGAAGTGGTCAAAACTGCACGCCACAATCTGTTTGCCGGTGCTGTGCTGGTCATTCTCGTGCTCTTTATTTTGTTGGGAAATCTGCGTGCCGGTCTTTTGGTGGCGCTGGTGATTCCTACCGCGACACTTTTTGCGATCATGGGGATGTACGAGTTCGCAATTTCGGCGAGCCTGCTCAGCCTGGGAGCGATTGATTTTGGCATTTTAGTGGATGGCTCGGTAGTGATTACCGAGGCCAATATGCGAACCCTTAACGAGCGTGCACTCAAACTGGGGCGCCCGCTGACGTCGGAAGAACGAAAAGAAGCCATTATTCAGTCGGGCACACGTGTGACGAGACCGATCGTATTTGGTGTTGGCATCATTCTGGTGGTTTTTATCCCTGTACTTACCCTGGAGGGAACGGAAGGCAAACTGTTTGGGCCGATGGCCTGGACCTTTATATTTGCTCTGGCCGGTGCGCTGATAACGGCACTGATGCTGTCTCCGGTGCTCAATTATTATTTTCTTCCGCGTCAGCGGCCAAAGCGTGAGGGGCGTTTTATCTCTGCGCTGGTACGGGTCTATGTGTCGTCTTTGCAGCGAGCCTTTAAATACCGTCGTACCGTATTTGCGGCCGTACTGGTGTTGCTGGTATCGGCAGGGTGGATGGCAACCCGACTGGGGGGAGAGTTTATTCCCCGACTGAATGAGGGAGCCATCGTAATTAACACAATCCGGCTTGCAGGAGTGTCGATAGAAGAGTCCACTGCTTACAACACCCGGATAGAATCACTGCTGTTGGCGGAGTTTCCCGATGAGATTCGCTCAATCTGGAGTCGGATTGGTACCGCGGAAGTTGCTACGGACCCCATGGGCATCGAATTGACGGATACGTTTATTTCTCTGAAGCCGCGCGACGAATGGACCAATGCGTCCAGCCAGACAGAGCTGGTGGCCGCTATGCAGACATTTGTTGGAGATCTTCCTGGTGCCAATTTTGTCTTTACACAACCGATTGAAATGCGTCTCAACGAAATGGAGTCGGGTATTCGGTCTGATCTCGGCATCAAAATTTACGGCGATGACTTTGATGAGCTGATCCGGATCAGTGACCAGGTCCAACGTATCCTGATACAGATTGAAGGTCAGTCCGATGTGTCAGTGGACCAGATTACCGGTCAGCCTACCTTGCAGGTTGTGATCGATCAGAACGCAGTAGCTCGATATGGGGTGCCGGCAGAGCATGTTCTTGAAATGGTTGAACTGCTTGGAGGCAAACAGGTAGGCGAGATTTATGAGGGCCAACGCACCTTTCCGCTGGTGGTACGGCTGGCCGAAAATCACCGGGTTGATAGTGACTCCTTGAAGCGACTGACTGTGCCGACGGAAGAGGGGTATCAGCTGCCTTTACATGTGCTTGCCGATATCACTGAAACTGATGAGGCGGCTACCATCAATCGCGAGTGGGGGCGACGCCTGATTCGCGTACAGTGCAATGTGGTAGACCGTGATGTGGCGTCATTTGTGGAAGAGGCCCAGCGACGTATCGGCCAGGAAATAGATCTTCCGGATGGTTACGTTATCGACTGGGGTGGGCAATTTGAAAATCTGCAGCGCGCTGAGCTGCGCTTGTCGATCATCGTACCGGTTACTCTGCTGTTGGTGTTTTTCCTGTTGTATTTCAGCTTGAAAAATATGCGCGATGTTTTGCTGATTTACACTGGTATTCCTCTGGCGTTGATTGGTGGGGTATTTGCCCTGTGGATTCGCGGCATGCCTTTCAGTGTCAGTGCGGCGGTTGGCTTTATTGCACTTTGCGGTATTGCGGTATTGAATGGTCAGATTCTTGTTTCCGCTATTCGCGAGTTTCGAAGTGCCGGTGAGTCGTTGCGCGACTCTGTCACGCGTGCTGCGAGTCAGCGTCTTAGCCCGGTATTAGCAACCGCAATTACTGATGCAGCCGGATTTTTGCCCATGGTTATGTCGACGGCACTTGGAGCTGAAGTGCAGCGTCCTTTGGCGACCGTGGTCGTTGGTGGTGTGTTGACCTCAACCCTGCTGACGTTGTTTGTGTTGCCGCTGTTGTATACCAGGTTTGGTAAAGGCGAACAGCCGGAAGCCGTCAGACCAGGTGGTGGAAATGCGATGATGTTGACCGGGTCGACCTCGTAA
- a CDS encoding diguanylate cyclase yields MKALIVEVSQTQRLIFANILSDLHMEVEFSDSGKETLALTTQAHFDLICISVVLPDMQGYELCGKLRHQAETRETPLLVLCSGASDSAAQCLKAGATEVFYKNSLASFEEYTQKLINSIEHRKLQSGQILYVEDSRAQCDLVTRFLESHGYTVNPFDNAEDAFEAYRQVSYDLLMTDVILKGRMTGLGLVRAIRDECNDQRLPILVMSGFDDKTRTAELYRAGANDYVNKPPQFDELYARVSNLVNSKQLFDQLQRRNNELTQLAILDELTGLYNRRFITHMAEKKVAEAQANNTPLALAVLDIDHFKQINDRHGHPVGDQVLKLVSDQLASVCNTNTVAARIGGEEFVRLTTGMDLEQVELASEQLRDSISRLTPCGIDITISIGIASLQPGNNYATLFKHADQALYQAKQSGRNRVCQFDRIDI; encoded by the coding sequence ATGAAAGCCCTTATTGTAGAAGTCTCCCAAACCCAGCGACTTATTTTCGCAAACATTCTGTCCGACCTTCATATGGAGGTCGAGTTCAGCGACTCGGGTAAAGAAACCCTGGCTTTGACAACCCAGGCACATTTTGACCTGATCTGTATCTCTGTAGTGTTACCGGATATGCAGGGCTACGAGCTTTGCGGGAAGTTACGTCACCAGGCAGAAACTCGAGAAACACCCCTTCTGGTACTCTGCTCCGGTGCCAGCGACAGCGCTGCCCAGTGCTTGAAAGCCGGTGCCACCGAGGTGTTTTACAAAAATTCTCTCGCCTCCTTTGAGGAATACACCCAGAAGCTGATTAATTCCATTGAACACCGTAAGCTTCAAAGTGGCCAGATCCTTTACGTAGAAGACAGTCGTGCCCAGTGTGACCTGGTAACCCGGTTTCTTGAGTCACATGGTTACACAGTCAATCCGTTCGATAATGCCGAAGATGCTTTTGAGGCCTATAGACAGGTCTCATACGATCTGTTGATGACTGATGTTATTCTCAAGGGGCGAATGACCGGCTTGGGGCTGGTGAGGGCCATTCGCGATGAGTGCAATGATCAACGATTGCCTATTCTGGTGATGTCCGGGTTTGACGACAAAACCCGTACCGCAGAGTTGTATCGAGCCGGCGCCAACGACTACGTCAACAAGCCGCCCCAGTTTGATGAGCTCTATGCCCGGGTCAGCAACCTGGTCAACTCGAAACAGTTGTTTGATCAACTCCAGCGCCGAAATAACGAGTTGACCCAACTGGCGATTCTAGACGAGCTTACCGGCTTGTATAACCGCCGTTTTATTACACATATGGCAGAGAAAAAAGTAGCCGAAGCGCAGGCCAACAATACCCCTCTGGCACTGGCTGTTCTCGATATCGACCACTTCAAGCAAATCAACGATCGTCACGGCCACCCGGTGGGTGACCAGGTTTTGAAACTGGTCTCAGACCAGCTCGCTTCGGTTTGTAACACCAATACCGTTGCAGCGCGTATTGGTGGCGAAGAATTTGTACGCCTGACTACCGGAATGGACTTAGAGCAAGTTGAGTTGGCCAGCGAGCAATTGCGCGACTCGATAAGCCGACTTACGCCCTGCGGGATTGATATCACCATCAGTATCGGCATTGCCTCCCTGCAACCAGGCAACAACTACGCAACTCTGTTTAAACACGCGGATCAGGCGCTATATCAAGCCAAGCAAAGTGGTCGCAACCGGGTGTGCCAGTTTGATCGAATCGATATATAA
- a CDS encoding BatD family protein, protein MNFINQAILLFLSLTLSIVAGAGTLTANVDRTELSLNETFELTVSYDEQVLLDEPDFSELSDNFHIVQGPFKQQSYRNINGLTESSSNWTLVLQPKVKGTFTIPVFELDGDKSKSLTIKVNAERKPTDIGNDVPLFVELITDKDAVYVGEQLLLTYRIYLAEGLQNPEMTTLELPGVDFEKLHQSQFSKVIDNQRFQVMELKYAIFPTSNGTINIPALRFSAYLPSSRRTFFGDLYRNGNRFSALSQPREIQVKPQPANSGSNWLPAQNVELIDQWSDESSDWRVGEPITRTITIKAKGATAERIPDIELKESDSYTLYPDRPERNQQLDSGGVTGINQQSFAIVPSKPGLLTLPKVTLQWWDTAKQTLRTASLPERRFNILPASQKSFTPPMPNEDVALPPVAESDNQLLWISLSVNGVLLICILWLLFKRPAAQSRQTTTTEQPTGNERELFSAIRNAARDNNAKQLREAILVWGQTYWKNPAISTLNEIAERLADSELEKQLMNLDRSLYGQSSDSPDLTALATELKRWRANGSGTAKSEDGLKPLYPQ, encoded by the coding sequence ATGAACTTTATTAACCAAGCCATTTTATTATTTTTGTCACTGACACTATCAATTGTAGCTGGCGCAGGCACACTCACTGCGAATGTGGACCGTACCGAACTCAGCCTTAACGAAACCTTTGAATTGACGGTCAGCTATGATGAGCAGGTACTGCTGGATGAGCCAGATTTTTCAGAGCTTTCTGATAACTTCCATATTGTCCAAGGTCCTTTTAAACAACAAAGCTACAGAAATATCAATGGCCTAACTGAATCCAGTTCCAATTGGACTCTGGTTCTGCAACCGAAAGTAAAAGGTACATTCACCATTCCCGTTTTTGAGCTGGACGGTGATAAATCCAAGTCATTAACAATTAAGGTAAATGCGGAACGAAAACCAACTGACATTGGCAATGATGTACCGCTGTTTGTGGAGCTTATCACTGACAAGGATGCCGTTTATGTTGGTGAACAACTGCTGCTTACCTATCGAATTTATCTGGCAGAAGGATTACAAAATCCGGAAATGACCACTCTGGAGTTACCTGGCGTTGACTTTGAAAAACTCCACCAAAGTCAATTCAGTAAAGTGATTGATAACCAGCGTTTCCAGGTAATGGAGCTGAAATACGCGATTTTCCCAACCAGCAATGGAACAATCAACATTCCTGCGCTGCGTTTTTCTGCCTATCTGCCCAGCAGCAGACGAACCTTCTTTGGCGACTTATACCGCAATGGCAATCGCTTTTCGGCATTGAGTCAACCCCGTGAAATTCAAGTTAAACCGCAGCCGGCCAACAGCGGTTCGAACTGGCTACCAGCCCAAAACGTAGAGCTTATAGACCAGTGGAGTGACGAATCTTCAGATTGGCGCGTTGGCGAGCCGATCACTCGAACCATCACTATTAAAGCGAAAGGAGCTACCGCAGAGCGGATCCCCGATATCGAGTTAAAAGAGAGCGACAGCTACACACTTTACCCTGACAGGCCCGAGCGCAATCAGCAACTCGACTCCGGCGGTGTGACCGGAATCAATCAACAGTCTTTTGCAATCGTACCTTCAAAACCGGGACTGCTGACTCTGCCGAAAGTAACCCTGCAATGGTGGGACACTGCCAAACAGACCCTGCGCACCGCCTCCTTGCCGGAGCGACGATTTAATATTCTGCCTGCATCGCAAAAGAGCTTTACACCCCCAATGCCCAATGAAGACGTGGCATTGCCGCCAGTGGCCGAAAGTGATAACCAGCTGTTGTGGATTTCATTGTCCGTTAACGGCGTATTATTGATCTGCATCTTGTGGTTGCTGTTTAAACGCCCAGCAGCACAGTCCAGACAAACCACCACGACCGAGCAACCAACCGGCAATGAGCGCGAGCTGTTCTCTGCAATTCGAAACGCCGCCAGGGACAACAATGCCAAACAATTGCGCGAGGCTATTCTGGTCTGGGGACAAACTTATTGGAAGAACCCGGCAATCAGCACGCTGAATGAAATCGCCGAGCGATTGGCAGATAGTGAATTAGAAAAGCAATTAATGAATTTGGACAGATCACTCTACGGACAATCTAGCGATTCACCAGACCTCACAGCCCTGGCAACCGAATTGAAGCGATGGCGTGCTAATGGCTCCGGCACCGCAAAATCTGAGGACGGACTTAAGCCGCTCTATCCACAGTAA